TTCCTCGCAGATGGTTTAGCCGTCTGGGATCGAGGGCAAGGGACTGAGGCTTTTAGCCGTTCGGGACAATTCAGTGTCCACTTTGAACCTTTAACTTTATTGTCGGCTCTGTCTGCGGTTACAGAAAATATCGGATTGGTGGCGACATCATCAACGACTTATGATGAACCTTTTCATCTCGCCCGCAAGTTTGCATCACTAGATTATCTCAGCGGTGGTCGTGCTGGATGGAATCTTGTCACCTCTGCTGCTGAAGCCGCAGCGCAGAATTTCAGCCAAGAAAACCACCTAGAACACTCGCTACGCTATGAACGGGCGAGGGAATTTGTGGATGTTGTTACCAAACTTTGGGACAGTTGGGAGGACGATGCTTTCCTCCACAATAAGGAGTCAGGTATTTACTTCGATGCAGAAAAGCTGCATATTCCCCATCACAAGGGTAAATATTTCTCGGTACGCGGCCCGCTGAATGTGGCGCGTCCACCACAGGGGTATCCAGTAATCGTACAAGCTGGATCTTCCGAGGCTGGACAGGATTTAGCTGCCCAAACAGCAGAGGCGATTTTCACTGCACAACAGACATTGGCAGAAGCTCAAGCTTTCTACGCCAGCGTCAAGGGGAGATTGACGAAATACGGACGTTCCCCCGATCATCTCAAAATTATGCCAGGGGTATTCCCGGTAATTGGTAAGACTGAGCAGGAAGCTAAGGATAAATATGAGCAACTTCAGGAGTTGATTCATCCCCTGGTAGGATTAGGGTTGCTATCTGGGCTAGTGGGTGGCCATGATTTATCTCAATATCCCCTAGATGGGCCGCTGCCGGATCTGCCAGATACTAACGGTGGCAAAAGCCGCTTGCAGTTGATTACCGATCTTGCCCGCAGAGAGAATTTAACAATCCGGCAACTGTATTTGTGGATTGCAGGAGCGCGGGGACATCGAACGATTCTCGGAACACCAGAATATATTGCGGATCAGTTAGAAGATTGGTTTGTTAATGGTGGGGCTGATGGATTCAACATCATGCCGCCCTGGTTGCCTGGGGGTTTAGATGAATTCGTAGACTTGGTAATTCCCAAACTGCAACGCCGGGGAATATTTCGTACTGAGTATGAAGGCCCTACCTTGCGCGAAAATCTCGGTTTACCCCGTCCAGTGAACCAGTTCGCCAAAAATACTGCTCCTGAACTTGTGAGCGCTGGTTCCTTTGCATAGTTTTGATTAGACATCTCCGAAAAAGAATGTAGAGACGTAGCAGTGCTACGTCTCTACAAGGATTGTGGATAGCGTATATTTAATTTCTGGAGATGTCTATTGAACAACTGATACAGCACTTCCGGCAGATATGAGGTACATCCTCAAAGCTGAAAGCTATGATAGGAGAGGGGCAAGAGGAAAACTGTATTGCAGAATAGCCGGAAGCACTGTATCATGTCCGCCAAATTACTTACGATATGTCATTGCGATCGCAATGAAGTGGAGTGAAGCATAAGTCCTTCGGACACGCTTCGCGAACGCAGAGTCCTGGTGATTGCTTCACTCCGTACCCTTCTTCTTCGGAGACGCTATTCGCGTTCGGGAAAGCCAAGGGCAACGCAATGACAAGTAGTAGCAATGACGTAACTATTTTGATAAAAAAATCGTCTCTGTGGTTTCACTAATGCCAATATAGCGAATTATCTGCTAGAGATTTGAAAGGTTTACTGTTATAGAATAAATGCTTGCCAGAGTCTGGAGTGCATCAATTGTAGGCATCGATGCCGTCAAAGTAGGCGTAGAAGTCGATGTCTCAGGGGGATTACCGGGAATTGTTGTCTTGGGACTGCCAGATTCAGCGATTCAAGAATCAAGAGAAAGAGTCAAAGCAACTTTGAAAAATGCAGGTTTCGCTTTTCCCATGCGGAAAATTGTAATCAATTTGACTCCGGCAGATTTACGCAAAGAAGGCCCCTGTTTCGATTTGCCTATAAGTGTGGGAATTTTGGCGGCTTCTGAGCAAGTTAGCGCTGATTTGTTAGGGGATTATCTATTCTTAGGTGAAGTGTCTCTAGATGGCAGCTTGCGTCCGGTGGCTGGTGTTTTACCGATCGCAGCCGCAGCCCAAAAAATGGGTATTGCAGGTCTAGTTCTCCCTGCTGATAATGCCCAAGAAGCGGCTGTGGTTAAAGACTTGGCTGTTTACGGCTGCAAACATCTGTCTGATGTAGTGGATCTTTTAAATAATCCAGAGCGTTACAAACCTGTGGAGATGGATACTATAGTAGAGACAGCAACACTGTTTGACTCTAGTGCAGATTTGCATGAGGTGAAAGGACAAAATCATGCGCGTCGGGCTTTAGAAATTGCTGCTGCTGGTGGGCACAATTTAATCTTTGTCGGGCCGCCTGGTAGTGGAAAAACTATGTTAGCACGGCGCTTACCAGGAATTTTACCACCTCTGAGTTTTGCTGAATCTTTAGAAGTGACTCGCATTCATTCAGTAGCTGGTTTATTGAAAAATCGCGGTTCTTTGGTACGCGATCGCCCTTTTCGCAGTCCCCATCACTCGGCATCTGGGCCTTCTCTAGTTGGTGGCGGGAGTTTTCCTCGTCCTGGGGAAATTTCATTATCTCACAGAGGTGTGCTTTTTTTGGATGAACTCACGGAATTTAAGCGTGATGTGCTGGAATTTCTGCGTCAGCCTTTAGAAGATGGCTACGTTACAATTTCCCGTACCAAACTATCAGTAACGTTTCCCGCGCA
This Nostoc sp. KVJ3 DNA region includes the following protein-coding sequences:
- a CDS encoding YifB family Mg chelatase-like AAA ATPase: MLARVWSASIVGIDAVKVGVEVDVSGGLPGIVVLGLPDSAIQESRERVKATLKNAGFAFPMRKIVINLTPADLRKEGPCFDLPISVGILAASEQVSADLLGDYLFLGEVSLDGSLRPVAGVLPIAAAAQKMGIAGLVLPADNAQEAAVVKDLAVYGCKHLSDVVDLLNNPERYKPVEMDTIVETATLFDSSADLHEVKGQNHARRALEIAAAGGHNLIFVGPPGSGKTMLARRLPGILPPLSFAESLEVTRIHSVAGLLKNRGSLVRDRPFRSPHHSASGPSLVGGGSFPRPGEISLSHRGVLFLDELTEFKRDVLEFLRQPLEDGYVTISRTKLSVTFPAQFTLVASTNPCPCGYYGDTIQQCTCSPRQRDQYWAKLSGPLMDRIDLQVAVNRLKPEEITQQPTGETSTSVRERVQQASDRAITRFQGEVNLRCNAHMQSRHLQKWCKLDDASRNLLEAAIRKLGLSARASDRILKVARTIADLAGDEKLKTNHVAEAIQYRTIDRMQ
- a CDS encoding LLM class flavin-dependent oxidoreductase, with protein sequence MSTKKQLKLGAFLPGSGHHVAAWRHPNTPADGGLNFQHYKQLAQTAERGKFDMLFLADGLAVWDRGQGTEAFSRSGQFSVHFEPLTLLSALSAVTENIGLVATSSTTYDEPFHLARKFASLDYLSGGRAGWNLVTSAAEAAAQNFSQENHLEHSLRYERAREFVDVVTKLWDSWEDDAFLHNKESGIYFDAEKLHIPHHKGKYFSVRGPLNVARPPQGYPVIVQAGSSEAGQDLAAQTAEAIFTAQQTLAEAQAFYASVKGRLTKYGRSPDHLKIMPGVFPVIGKTEQEAKDKYEQLQELIHPLVGLGLLSGLVGGHDLSQYPLDGPLPDLPDTNGGKSRLQLITDLARRENLTIRQLYLWIAGARGHRTILGTPEYIADQLEDWFVNGGADGFNIMPPWLPGGLDEFVDLVIPKLQRRGIFRTEYEGPTLRENLGLPRPVNQFAKNTAPELVSAGSFA